A section of the Festucalex cinctus isolate MCC-2025b chromosome 9, RoL_Fcin_1.0, whole genome shotgun sequence genome encodes:
- the cxcl14 gene encoding C-X-C motif chemokine 14 — protein MLRCSVVLLLLVVTLYVLSAEAYKCRCTRKGPKIRYKDVQKLELKPKHPFCQEKMIFVTMENVARFKGQEYCLHPKLQSTKNLVKWFHIWKDKHRVYEA, from the exons ATGCTACGGTGCTCAGTTGTGCTACTTTTGCTGGTGGTGACCTTATATGTCCTGAGTGCAGAAG CGTACAAGTGCCGGTGCACCAGGAAAGGACCAAAGATCCGCTACAAGGATGTGCAGAAGCTGGAGCTCAAACCCAAACACCCTTTCTGCCAGGAAAAGATGATAtt TGTGACAATGGAGAATGTTGCTCGCTTCAAGGGCCAGGAGTACTGTTTGCACCCTAAACTGCAGAGCACCAAGAACCTGGTCAAGTGGTTCCACATCTGGAAAgacaagcacag GGTTTACGAAGCCTAA